The proteins below are encoded in one region of Corynebacterium felinum:
- the rplI gene encoding 50S ribosomal protein L9, with product MKLILTAAVENLGVAGDIVEVKDGYGRNLLLPRGLAIVATRGAEKQIEGIKRAQEAREIRDLDHAREVKAQLEALEGVSVSVRTSEKGKLFGSVSTEDIAAAVKAAGGPNLDKRNIVLPKGLVKATGKYKVDVKLHSNIAASVNFEVVAA from the coding sequence ATGAAGCTGATCCTCACCGCTGCCGTTGAGAACCTCGGTGTCGCAGGCGACATTGTTGAGGTTAAGGACGGTTACGGACGTAACTTGCTGCTTCCTCGCGGCCTGGCCATCGTTGCCACCCGCGGTGCAGAGAAGCAGATCGAGGGCATCAAGCGTGCCCAAGAGGCTCGCGAAATTCGCGACCTCGATCACGCTCGCGAAGTCAAGGCACAGCTGGAGGCACTTGAGGGTGTTTCCGTTTCTGTGCGCACCTCTGAGAAGGGTAAGCTCTTCGGTTCTGTATCCACCGAAGATATTGCTGCAGCTGTGAAGGCAGCTGGCGGCCCTAACCTGGATAAGCGCAACATTGTACTGCCAAAGGGCCTGGTTAAGGCTACCGGTAAGTACAAGGTAGATGTGAAGCTGCACTCCAACATCGCAGCATCGGTGAACTTCGAGGTCGTTGCTGCCTAA
- a CDS encoding single-stranded DNA-binding protein — translation MAQGDVNITIVGNVVADPELRFTQTGAAVATFRVASTPRRYDSQSNQWVDGEAMFMTCNIWRQAAENVAETLSKGMRVIVTGRLRQRSYDTREGEKRTVMELEVDEVGPSLRYATAQVNRNPREGGYNQQQGGYAQGGNAGGGFSGGGGFNQANNHSGFSGGQYGGAAPQQSAPANDPWSSAPPAGGFGGADDEPPF, via the coding sequence GCAACGTTGTTGCTGACCCGGAACTCCGCTTCACCCAAACCGGTGCGGCGGTAGCGACTTTCCGCGTTGCGTCCACCCCACGCCGGTACGACTCACAGTCGAACCAGTGGGTTGACGGCGAAGCCATGTTTATGACCTGCAATATTTGGCGCCAAGCTGCCGAGAACGTCGCCGAAACCCTGTCGAAGGGTATGCGCGTGATCGTGACCGGCCGACTCCGCCAGCGCTCCTACGACACCCGCGAGGGTGAGAAGCGCACCGTGATGGAGTTGGAAGTTGATGAAGTGGGACCATCCTTGCGTTATGCAACTGCGCAGGTGAACCGCAATCCTCGTGAGGGCGGCTACAACCAACAACAGGGTGGTTATGCCCAAGGTGGAAACGCTGGCGGAGGTTTCTCCGGCGGCGGCGGATTTAATCAGGCGAACAACCACAGTGGTTTCAGCGGCGGCCAGTACGGCGGCGCTGCACCACAGCAATCCGCTCCTGCCAATGATCCATGGAGCAGCGCACCACCAGCTGGTGGATTTGGGGGCGCAGATGATGAGCCACCGTTCTAA